A window of Streptomyces sp. DG1A-41 contains these coding sequences:
- a CDS encoding GAF and ANTAR domain-containing protein → MTGMPRERRLAETFVEVADSLVEDFDVIDLLHRLSERCVELLDVSAAGILLADTHGRLRIIAASDERTRLLELFALQHDEGPCVECYRTGAARTNIELMPPEAAGGGPHFAARARETGYVSTHALPLRLRSRVIGALNLFQTAPHRLGDDDIALAQALADVATIAILRQRTLEQSQVETSQLENALTSRVLVEQAKGVLAERWNTSVDDAFAAFRSYARARHLRLSDLATRIISGEFDTADIPVPATVRSEGRRL, encoded by the coding sequence ATGACCGGCATGCCCCGCGAGCGCCGGCTGGCCGAGACCTTCGTGGAAGTGGCGGACTCCCTCGTCGAGGACTTCGACGTCATCGACCTGCTGCACCGGCTGTCCGAGCGCTGCGTCGAGCTGCTCGACGTGTCGGCGGCCGGGATCCTGCTCGCGGACACGCACGGCCGACTGCGGATCATCGCCGCCTCGGACGAGCGCACCCGCCTGCTGGAGCTCTTCGCGCTCCAGCACGACGAGGGCCCGTGCGTCGAGTGCTACCGCACCGGCGCCGCCCGGACCAACATCGAGCTGATGCCGCCGGAGGCCGCCGGCGGCGGGCCGCACTTCGCCGCACGGGCCCGCGAGACGGGATACGTGAGCACGCACGCCCTCCCGCTCCGCCTGCGCAGCCGCGTCATCGGCGCGCTCAACCTGTTCCAGACCGCGCCGCACCGCCTCGGCGACGACGACATCGCGCTCGCCCAGGCACTCGCCGACGTGGCCACGATCGCGATCCTCCGGCAGCGCACGCTGGAACAGTCGCAGGTCGAGACCAGCCAGCTGGAGAACGCGCTGACCAGCCGCGTCCTGGTCGAGCAGGCCAAGGGCGTCCTGGCGGAGCGCTGGAACACGTCCGTCGACGACGCCTTCGCCGCGTTCCGGTCGTACGCGCGCGCCCGTCACCTGCGCCTGTCGGACCTGGCCACGCGGATCATCTCGGGTGAGTTCGACACCGCGGACATCCCGGTACCTGCGACGGTCCGCTCCGAGGGCCGCCGCCTCTGA
- a CDS encoding DUF5994 family protein, translating into MTATISHPPTAEADDRFSSSSPRLSLAPVGPAPALLDGAWWPRSRDLVAELPSLTAVLDPLWGRITRVTVNPTHWPVVPRKVPVAGHVVKVGWFLPEQDPNELLLLSYHVGRWNLLVIPPQTAPDAAARLMAAASDPLGTSTASWLMGEEARSRTLYEADRAVESVWDSEGGHEAGDATARPRGPVPQPMGR; encoded by the coding sequence ATGACTGCGACCATTTCCCACCCGCCGACAGCCGAAGCCGATGACCGGTTCTCCTCGTCCTCTCCGCGTCTGTCGCTCGCTCCCGTCGGTCCCGCACCGGCTCTGCTGGACGGCGCCTGGTGGCCCCGTTCCCGCGATCTCGTGGCGGAACTCCCCTCCCTGACCGCCGTACTGGATCCGCTGTGGGGGCGGATCACACGGGTCACGGTGAATCCCACGCACTGGCCGGTCGTTCCCCGCAAGGTGCCCGTTGCCGGGCACGTGGTGAAGGTGGGCTGGTTCCTGCCCGAGCAGGACCCGAACGAACTGCTGCTGCTCTCGTACCACGTGGGCCGCTGGAACCTCCTGGTGATCCCGCCGCAGACGGCTCCCGACGCGGCCGCCCGGCTGATGGCCGCCGCGAGCGATCCACTGGGCACGTCGACCGCGAGTTGGTTGATGGGGGAAGAGGCGCGCTCGCGCACGTTGTACGAGGCCGACCGGGCCGTCGAGTCGGTCTGGGACTCCGAAGGAGGACATGAGGCCGGCGACGCGACCGCGCGTCCGCGGGGCCCGGTGCCGCAGCCGATGGGAAGGTGA
- a CDS encoding DUF3105 domain-containing protein has product MVRAQRPPADGLRGPRSRRSPGPTGRDLRYVPLTPEAYAEQQRAQGVPEEWVQLTVGLYEQVRSGGLACLPHHRHAIVVAWLAGQWAYHADQDREREAAAARPRVSGERVWDTDTLTYDHVEGGVGHPMTPPVGGAPDKTWMTCDGTVYTETIRDENAVHCLEHGAVWITYNGTATATDVKRLAGKVTRTPYTLMSPVTRQSGTITLSAWGHQLSVDSASDPRVEQFITAYVPGPRLRNRALPARAAVPPR; this is encoded by the coding sequence GTGGTACGAGCTCAGCGGCCCCCGGCTGATGGCCTTCGGGGACCGCGGTCGCGGAGATCGCCCGGGCCCACCGGCCGCGACCTCCGCTACGTCCCGCTGACGCCCGAGGCGTACGCGGAGCAGCAGCGGGCGCAGGGCGTGCCCGAGGAGTGGGTGCAGCTGACGGTCGGCCTCTACGAGCAGGTCCGCTCAGGCGGCCTCGCCTGCCTTCCTCATCACCGTCACGCGATCGTCGTCGCCTGGCTCGCCGGCCAGTGGGCGTACCACGCCGACCAGGACCGTGAGCGCGAGGCGGCCGCGGCGAGGCCCCGCGTATCCGGCGAAAGGGTCTGGGACACCGACACGCTCACGTACGACCACGTCGAGGGCGGCGTCGGCCATCCCATGACCCCGCCCGTCGGCGGCGCCCCTGACAAAACGTGGATGACCTGCGACGGAACCGTCTACACCGAGACGATCCGCGACGAGAACGCCGTGCACTGCCTGGAGCACGGTGCCGTCTGGATCACGTACAACGGCACGGCCACCGCCACCGACGTCAAGCGGCTCGCCGGCAAGGTGACCCGGACGCCCTACACCCTGATGAGCCCCGTCACCCGGCAGTCCGGGACGATCACGCTCTCCGCGTGGGGCCACCAGCTCAGTGTGGACTCGGCCTCCGACCCGCGCGTCGAGCAGTTCATCACCGCCTACGTCCCGGGCCCCAGACTCCGGAACCGGGCGCTCCCTGCACGGGCGGCCGTACCGCCCAGGTGA
- a CDS encoding MerR family transcriptional regulator — protein MTADTPLSDRLDDDDYPAYTMGRAAEMLGTTPAFLRAIGEARLITPLRSEGGHRRYSRYQLRIAARARELVDRGTPIEAACRIVILEDQLEEAQRINAEYRRRAGHDALDSSVADSG, from the coding sequence ATGACAGCAGATACCCCGCTCAGCGATCGTCTGGACGACGACGACTACCCCGCGTACACGATGGGGCGGGCCGCCGAGATGCTCGGCACCACCCCGGCCTTCCTCCGGGCCATCGGTGAGGCTCGTCTGATCACTCCGCTGCGCTCGGAGGGCGGACACCGCCGGTACTCCCGCTACCAGCTGCGCATCGCAGCGCGCGCCCGCGAACTCGTCGACCGGGGCACCCCGATCGAGGCCGCCTGCCGCATCGTCATCCTCGAGGACCAGCTCGAGGAAGCCCAGCGCATCAACGCCGAGTACCGCCGCCGTGCCGGGCACGACGCGCTCGACAGTTCCGTCGCCGACTCCGGCTGA
- a CDS encoding SCO5918 family protein produces the protein MRCVIARYPFDLTKSGVLASMKGVTPEIVTGESVTIGRRRYPVKQVGQVITRQDRRDFTGSEVIRAMTRLGFTCHDHPEAARVRVPTPVQTASALLGAAPLDA, from the coding sequence ATGCGCTGTGTCATCGCCCGGTACCCGTTCGACCTGACCAAGAGCGGGGTGCTGGCCTCGATGAAGGGCGTCACGCCCGAGATCGTCACGGGTGAGTCCGTGACCATCGGCCGCCGTCGCTACCCCGTCAAGCAGGTGGGCCAGGTCATCACCCGACAGGACCGCCGCGACTTCACCGGCAGCGAGGTCATCCGGGCCATGACCCGCCTCGGCTTCACCTGCCACGACCACCCCGAGGCCGCGCGCGTGCGCGTCCCCACTCCGGTCCAGACCGCGTCGGCACTGCTCGGCGCCGCACCCCTGGACGCATGA